A DNA window from Mycolicibacter terrae contains the following coding sequences:
- a CDS encoding CbbQ/NirQ/NorQ/GpvN family protein, producing MLANSHPTIAPTVPESPFYRGVGDEVEVFSAAAGRGLPVLLKGPTGCGKTRFVEAMAHALGRDLITVAGHEDMTSADLVGRFLLKGGETVWVDGPLTRAVREGAIFYLDEVVEARQDTTVVIHPLADHRRELPVDRLGMTLPAAPGFQLVISYNPGYQSVLKNLKESTRQRFVAIELGFPPAEIETEVVAHEAGIDAQTASVLVKLGNTIRNIDNSPLREVSSTRMLILAGGLVAEGLNLRSAVQSAIVQALSDDADVIRALGELVDAVLPRT from the coding sequence GTGCTGGCAAATAGTCACCCCACCATTGCCCCGACCGTGCCGGAATCGCCGTTCTACCGAGGCGTCGGCGATGAAGTGGAGGTCTTCTCCGCGGCGGCCGGTCGCGGGCTGCCGGTGTTGTTGAAGGGCCCCACCGGATGTGGAAAGACCCGCTTCGTCGAAGCGATGGCTCACGCGCTCGGTCGAGATCTGATTACCGTCGCGGGCCACGAGGACATGACATCGGCGGATCTGGTGGGCCGATTCCTGCTCAAAGGTGGCGAAACGGTCTGGGTGGACGGGCCGTTGACTCGCGCCGTACGCGAAGGTGCCATCTTCTATCTCGACGAGGTGGTCGAGGCGCGTCAGGACACCACCGTTGTCATCCATCCGCTCGCTGATCACCGCCGTGAGCTTCCGGTCGATCGACTCGGCATGACATTGCCTGCGGCGCCCGGGTTTCAGCTGGTGATCTCCTACAATCCCGGCTACCAAAGCGTGCTGAAGAATCTCAAGGAGTCGACCCGTCAGCGATTCGTGGCCATCGAACTCGGTTTCCCGCCCGCCGAGATCGAAACGGAGGTGGTTGCTCACGAGGCCGGCATCGATGCGCAGACGGCGAGTGTTCTGGTCAAGCTCGGCAACACCATCCGGAACATCGACAACTCGCCGTTACGCGAAGTGTCCTCGACTCGGATGCTGATCCTGGCCGGCGGCCTCGTCGCCGAAGGGCTCAACCTGCGCAGTGCCGTCCAGTCCGCCATCGTCCAGGCCCTCTCCGACGACGCCGATGTCATCCGCGCACTCGGTGAGCTCGTCGACGCGGTGCTGCCCCGGACGTGA
- a CDS encoding spirocyclase AveC family protein, with protein MSDLSSRKKDPVVTESVGGAAGLGTQAQLAVKPIQIWAAIGAVILAVQLYVWFRWVTGPFFERVPVGPNDPPMYMKIPLIANAAILWITLPLAVWWFFIRPWRRERRITLDGMLVLAMGLMFFQDPLLNYLNTWCTYNTWLWNRGSWTPYIPGWLSPEEPGRQVAEPLLTNAPGYAYGVLAITMVGCWVMRKIKARWPNITNLRLILVTYAISFVFDFVMEGLVLLPTGLYTYPGAIQSVSINAGTYYQWPIYEGIMWGAVQAALCCLRYFTDDRGRTIVERGLDQVRGGFARQQFTRFLAIFAGVSACFFFFYMGPAQWLGMHADPWPEDVQKRSYFNGGICGHGTDKPCPNPVLPMPTKHSGYINTDGELVLPPGAELPKVIPFEGEEPSAGK; from the coding sequence ATGAGTGATCTGTCGAGCAGGAAGAAGGATCCCGTCGTCACCGAATCAGTGGGCGGCGCAGCCGGACTCGGCACGCAGGCTCAGCTGGCGGTGAAGCCGATCCAGATCTGGGCCGCCATCGGCGCCGTCATCTTGGCTGTCCAGCTGTACGTGTGGTTCCGGTGGGTCACCGGGCCCTTTTTCGAGCGGGTACCCGTCGGGCCGAACGACCCGCCGATGTACATGAAGATCCCCCTCATCGCGAACGCGGCGATTCTCTGGATCACGCTGCCATTGGCCGTGTGGTGGTTCTTCATCAGGCCGTGGCGCCGCGAGCGGCGCATCACGCTGGACGGCATGCTCGTGCTCGCGATGGGCCTGATGTTCTTCCAGGATCCGCTGCTGAATTACCTCAACACCTGGTGCACCTACAACACCTGGCTGTGGAACCGGGGTTCTTGGACGCCGTACATTCCTGGCTGGTTGTCGCCCGAGGAACCAGGCCGCCAGGTCGCCGAGCCGCTGCTGACGAACGCGCCGGGGTACGCCTACGGGGTGCTGGCGATCACCATGGTCGGATGTTGGGTCATGCGAAAGATCAAGGCGCGCTGGCCCAATATCACCAACCTTCGGTTGATCCTGGTGACCTATGCGATCTCCTTCGTCTTCGACTTCGTGATGGAAGGCCTGGTCCTGTTGCCGACCGGGTTGTACACCTACCCCGGTGCCATCCAGTCCGTTTCGATCAATGCCGGCACGTACTACCAGTGGCCCATCTACGAAGGAATCATGTGGGGAGCTGTGCAGGCAGCGCTGTGCTGTCTGCGCTACTTCACCGACGACCGCGGCCGCACGATCGTTGAGCGTGGACTGGACCAGGTTCGGGGCGGGTTCGCCCGGCAGCAGTTCACCCGGTTCCTGGCAATCTTCGCCGGAGTGAGCGCGTGCTTCTTCTTCTTCTACATGGGCCCCGCGCAATGGCTCGGCATGCACGCCGACCCGTGGCCCGAGGATGTCCAGAAGCGCTCCTATTTCAACGGCGGAATCTGCGGGCACGGCACCGACAAGCCATGCCCGAATCCGGTGCTGCCGATGCCGACCAAGCACTCCGGCTACATCAACACCGACGGTGAACTCGTCCTGCCGCCGGGTGCAGAACTTCCCAAGGTCATCCCGTTTGAGGGAGAGGAACCCAGTGCTGGCAAATAG
- a CDS encoding spirocyclase AveC family protein, translated as MSGPPGNKNAPSVTQSLAGTATLGAQVQPASKPVRVWATVGGAILAFQLYVWIRWITGPNFERVPAGPSDPPLAMKAVLITWTVVIMAGFPIGVYYFIIRPWRRERRITLDGMMLVGCGLIFFQDPLLNYFNTWCTYNTWMWNRGSWVQDVPGWVAFGEPGRTMAEPLLMNAPGYATGVLMCTILGCWVMRKAKSRWPGISNRGLIGVLIVWTFIFDFFIEGMFLMPMGLFTYPGAIKSWSINAGTYYQWPLYEGIMWGGVQAGLCALRYFTDDRGRSVVERGLDQIKGGFAKQQFIRFLAIFAALSASFFVFYTIPSQWFALHTESWPDDVLKRSYFMMGGICGYGTDRPCPDPALPMPGKYSGYINTDGVLVLPPGVEFPKIVPYEQGK; from the coding sequence ATGAGCGGACCGCCGGGCAACAAGAACGCGCCCTCCGTCACGCAGTCGCTGGCCGGAACGGCAACCCTCGGCGCCCAGGTTCAGCCCGCGTCCAAGCCCGTCCGGGTCTGGGCCACCGTGGGCGGTGCGATCCTGGCCTTTCAGCTGTACGTGTGGATCCGGTGGATCACCGGGCCGAATTTCGAGCGGGTCCCGGCGGGGCCCAGCGATCCACCGCTGGCGATGAAGGCGGTCCTGATCACCTGGACCGTCGTGATCATGGCCGGCTTTCCAATCGGCGTCTACTACTTCATCATTCGGCCCTGGCGCCGCGAGCGGCGCATCACGCTGGACGGCATGATGCTGGTGGGCTGCGGTCTGATCTTCTTCCAGGACCCGCTGCTGAACTACTTCAACACCTGGTGCACCTACAACACCTGGATGTGGAACCGCGGCTCGTGGGTGCAGGACGTTCCCGGTTGGGTGGCGTTCGGCGAACCGGGCCGGACGATGGCCGAGCCGCTCCTGATGAACGCGCCGGGCTACGCGACCGGGGTGCTGATGTGCACCATCCTCGGCTGCTGGGTGATGCGCAAGGCCAAGTCGCGCTGGCCGGGCATCAGCAACCGCGGGCTGATCGGCGTGTTGATCGTCTGGACCTTCATCTTCGACTTCTTCATCGAAGGCATGTTCCTGATGCCGATGGGGTTGTTCACCTACCCCGGTGCGATCAAGTCCTGGTCGATCAATGCCGGCACGTACTACCAGTGGCCGCTCTACGAGGGAATCATGTGGGGAGGTGTGCAGGCCGGGTTGTGCGCGCTGCGCTACTTCACCGACGACCGGGGCCGGTCAGTCGTCGAGCGGGGACTCGACCAGATCAAGGGCGGCTTCGCCAAGCAGCAGTTCATCCGGTTCCTGGCGATCTTTGCGGCACTGAGTGCGTCCTTCTTCGTGTTCTACACCATTCCCTCGCAGTGGTTCGCCCTGCACACCGAGTCCTGGCCGGACGACGTCCTGAAGCGTTCGTACTTCATGATGGGCGGCATCTGCGGTTACGGGACCGACCGGCCGTGCCCGGATCCCGCTCTGCCGATGCCGGGCAAGTACTCCGGCTACATCAACACCGACGGCGTACTCGTCCTGCCGCCCGGCGTCGAATTCCCGAAGATAGTCCCCTACGAGCAAGGTAAGTGA
- a CDS encoding TetR/AcrR family transcriptional regulator produces MAERWTRERRLAHTRSLLLDAAEDVFAEKGFTTATLDDIAYAAGYTKGAIYKHFATKEDLFLAVSDRYWRRYFDNFAEIMSTAPQVGARELDEIAERWRQLSCDRGAEHAALGHEFALYLLRNPEARERVADKRSEVVEALARFIVEGIDRLGATLLIPPLTFAQVLIATSDSVVLGSQLDDVDLYRPVVEMYVSAIKLP; encoded by the coding sequence ATGGCGGAGCGGTGGACACGAGAGCGACGCCTGGCGCACACCCGGTCGCTTCTGCTCGACGCTGCCGAGGACGTGTTCGCCGAAAAAGGTTTCACCACAGCGACTCTCGACGACATCGCCTATGCTGCCGGATACACCAAGGGTGCCATCTACAAGCATTTCGCCACCAAGGAAGACCTGTTCCTGGCCGTGAGCGACCGGTACTGGCGACGCTATTTCGACAATTTCGCCGAGATAATGTCGACCGCACCGCAGGTCGGCGCCCGCGAACTCGACGAGATCGCCGAGCGGTGGCGCCAGCTGAGTTGCGACCGGGGCGCCGAGCACGCCGCGCTGGGGCATGAGTTCGCCCTCTATCTGTTGAGAAACCCGGAAGCGCGAGAGCGAGTGGCCGACAAGCGGTCCGAGGTCGTCGAAGCGCTGGCCAGGTTCATCGTGGAAGGCATCGACCGGCTGGGCGCAACACTGCTCATCCCGCCGCTGACGTTCGCCCAGGTGCTCATCGCCACCAGCGACTCCGTCGTGCTGGGCAGTCAACTCGACGATGTCGACCTCTACCGGCCGGTCGTGGAGATGTACGTTTCAGCCATCAAGCTGCCCTGA
- a CDS encoding SDR family NAD(P)-dependent oxidoreductase encodes MTRVAAVTGGASGMGEATCHELGRRGYQVAVLDINDQAAQRVADDLRGQGATALGIGVDVTDRATVDDAFAKVRSEMGPVAALVTSAGIFGYSAFAEITPQDWARIIDVNLTGTFHCCQAALPDMVDAGWGRIVMISSSSAQRGSPFAAHYAASKGAVITLTKSLAREYAVHGITVNNIPPSGIETPMQHQSQAAGYLPPNEQIAANIPLGRLGTGADIAAAVGFLCSEEAGFITGQVLGVNGGAVL; translated from the coding sequence ATGACCCGGGTTGCCGCAGTGACCGGTGGCGCATCCGGGATGGGAGAGGCCACCTGCCACGAACTGGGCCGGCGGGGCTATCAGGTCGCCGTCCTCGACATCAATGACCAAGCCGCACAGCGGGTTGCCGACGACCTGCGCGGCCAGGGAGCGACCGCGCTGGGCATCGGCGTCGACGTCACCGATCGGGCCACCGTCGACGACGCCTTCGCCAAAGTGCGCAGCGAGATGGGGCCGGTCGCCGCCCTGGTCACCAGCGCGGGCATCTTCGGCTACTCCGCCTTCGCCGAGATCACTCCGCAGGACTGGGCGCGGATCATCGACGTCAACCTCACCGGTACCTTCCACTGCTGTCAGGCCGCGCTGCCGGACATGGTCGACGCCGGTTGGGGCCGCATCGTGATGATCTCCTCGTCCAGCGCCCAGCGCGGATCGCCGTTCGCCGCCCATTACGCGGCATCCAAAGGCGCGGTCATCACCTTGACCAAATCGCTGGCGCGCGAGTACGCCGTGCACGGCATCACGGTCAACAACATCCCGCCCTCGGGCATCGAGACACCCATGCAGCACCAGTCGCAAGCGGCCGGCTACCTGCCGCCCAACGAGCAGATAGCCGCCAACATCCCGCTGGGCCGGCTGGGCACCGGGGCCGACATCGCCGCGGCGGTCGGGTTCCTGTGTTCGGAGGAAGCCGGCTTCATCACCGGTCAGGTGCTCGGAGTCAATGGAGGAGCGGTGTTGTGA
- a CDS encoding SRPBCC family protein, whose amino-acid sequence MSARSGRPAEGSWTEHYPELGTGPVSFADSTSREFYADEREAVFKRAWLNVGRVEEVPAHGSYATKEIEAASASVILVHADRGIRAFHNVCPRCGTKLVWHDFPDRETAGQSQELTCKRCRRSHGFDGTDPDLIGVHCEDWNGFIFINFDTEPRQALREFLGPMITALDDYPFGKLTERYDWVAHNNSNWKIFADAFQEYYHVPALHSQQVPAAVRVPDAGFTCGHFQLDGPHRLVSTAGRRRWLLPPEYMYPIERATRSGLVGPWRTPDIGDIPDGVNPGGIEPWGISNFQIFPNTEILIYGGWYLLYRYWPTSHNTHRFEAHTYFHPARSVRERIEHEVAAVVLKEFALQDAGMLGGTQAALEYGIVDDFPLNDQEILVRHLHKVVGDWVEDYRREHTGAGSIR is encoded by the coding sequence ATTTCAGCGCGATCCGGTAGGCCCGCGGAAGGTTCGTGGACCGAGCACTACCCGGAGCTCGGCACCGGCCCGGTCTCGTTCGCCGATTCCACGTCACGGGAGTTCTACGCCGACGAGCGCGAGGCGGTGTTCAAACGCGCCTGGCTCAACGTGGGCCGCGTCGAGGAAGTGCCCGCCCACGGCAGCTACGCCACCAAGGAGATCGAAGCGGCTTCGGCGTCGGTCATTCTGGTCCACGCGGACCGGGGGATTCGCGCCTTCCACAACGTCTGCCCCCGCTGCGGGACGAAGCTGGTCTGGCACGACTTCCCGGATCGGGAGACCGCCGGGCAAAGTCAGGAGCTCACCTGCAAACGCTGCCGCCGCAGCCACGGATTCGACGGCACAGATCCGGATCTGATCGGAGTGCACTGCGAGGACTGGAACGGTTTCATCTTCATCAACTTCGATACCGAACCGCGCCAAGCCCTGCGCGAATTCCTCGGCCCGATGATCACCGCCCTCGACGACTACCCGTTCGGGAAACTCACCGAACGCTACGACTGGGTGGCGCACAACAACAGCAACTGGAAGATCTTCGCCGACGCATTCCAGGAGTACTACCACGTGCCGGCACTGCATTCGCAGCAGGTTCCCGCTGCGGTGCGGGTTCCCGACGCCGGCTTCACCTGTGGTCATTTCCAGCTCGACGGCCCGCACCGCTTGGTGTCCACCGCCGGCCGGCGCCGGTGGCTGCTGCCCCCGGAATACATGTACCCGATCGAGCGCGCGACCCGCAGCGGGCTGGTCGGCCCCTGGCGGACCCCCGACATCGGCGACATCCCGGACGGTGTGAACCCGGGTGGCATCGAGCCGTGGGGGATCAGCAACTTCCAGATCTTCCCCAACACCGAGATCCTCATCTACGGCGGCTGGTATCTGCTGTACCGGTACTGGCCCACCTCGCATAACACCCACCGGTTCGAGGCCCACACCTACTTTCATCCGGCCCGCAGCGTGCGCGAGCGCATCGAGCACGAAGTCGCGGCGGTGGTGCTCAAGGAGTTCGCGCTGCAGGACGCCGGGATGCTCGGCGGGACCCAAGCCGCGCTGGAGTACGGCATCGTCGACGACTTTCCCCTCAACGATCAGGAGATCCTGGTCCGACACCTGCACAAGGTGGTCGGTGACTGGGTGGAGGACTACCGGCGCGAGCACACCGGTGCGGGATCAATCCGATGA
- a CDS encoding TauD/TfdA dioxygenase family protein, whose translation MSLLTINKLTSSVGAEVRGVEPERLVDDDHLGAAVLEALEDNGVLVFRDLQLEPRDQVAFCGRLGSVDFSSDGHHEVAGIYPITLNTAKNSAASYLRATFDWHIDGCTPMGDECPQKATVLSAVHVAERGGETEFVSAYAAYDALTDDEKRRFGSLRVVHSLEASQRRVTPDPTPEELARWRARPTHEHPLVWTHRTGRKSLVLGASTDHVVGMDLDEGRALLAELLARATVPDKVYRHNWAVGDTVIWDNRGVLHRAAPYDPNSPREMLRTTVLGDEPIR comes from the coding sequence ATGAGTCTGCTCACCATCAACAAGCTCACCTCCTCGGTTGGCGCCGAGGTCCGCGGCGTCGAGCCGGAACGGCTGGTCGACGACGATCATCTCGGCGCTGCGGTGCTCGAGGCGTTGGAGGACAACGGGGTGTTGGTCTTCCGCGATCTGCAGCTCGAGCCCCGGGATCAGGTTGCGTTCTGCGGGCGGCTGGGTAGCGTCGACTTCTCCTCGGACGGCCACCACGAGGTCGCCGGCATCTATCCGATCACCTTGAACACCGCGAAGAACTCCGCCGCGAGCTACCTGCGCGCCACCTTCGACTGGCATATCGACGGTTGCACGCCGATGGGCGACGAGTGCCCGCAGAAGGCCACTGTGCTCTCCGCGGTGCACGTGGCCGAGCGTGGCGGCGAGACCGAGTTCGTCAGCGCCTACGCCGCCTACGACGCGCTCACCGACGACGAGAAGCGGCGCTTCGGTTCCCTGCGGGTGGTGCACTCGCTGGAAGCCTCCCAGCGCCGGGTCACGCCCGACCCGACTCCGGAAGAGCTGGCGAGGTGGCGGGCACGACCCACCCACGAACATCCCCTGGTGTGGACGCATCGCACCGGCCGAAAGTCACTGGTGCTGGGCGCCTCCACCGACCACGTCGTCGGCATGGATCTCGACGAGGGCCGCGCGCTGCTGGCCGAGCTGCTCGCGCGCGCCACGGTGCCCGACAAGGTCTATCGCCACAACTGGGCGGTGGGCGACACCGTTATCTGGGACAACCGGGGCGTGCTGCACCGCGCCGCCCCCTACGATCCCAACTCCCCCCGGGAAATGCTGCGCACCACGGTGCTCGGTGACGAGCCCATCCGGTGA
- a CDS encoding carboxymuconolactone decarboxylase family protein translates to MTRLEPLPADSWDDTVRDALRSLLPAERANPRDAGNVLATMVRHPALTRAYLPFNAYLLTGSTLSPRDREIALLRAVLKSDCDYLWSHHLPIAERAGLTAEEIDTVRSGQPAGKSDAAVVHAADELVDSRTISAAVWDELGQHFTEEQRMDLVFTIGGYCLLAMAVNAFGVQKETT, encoded by the coding sequence GTGACCCGCCTGGAGCCGCTGCCGGCGGACAGTTGGGACGACACGGTGCGCGACGCGTTGCGTTCGCTGCTGCCCGCGGAACGGGCCAACCCGCGTGACGCCGGCAACGTGCTGGCCACCATGGTCCGTCATCCCGCGCTGACCCGTGCCTATCTGCCGTTCAACGCCTATCTGCTCACCGGCTCCACACTCTCGCCGCGAGACCGCGAGATCGCGTTGCTGCGGGCGGTGCTGAAAAGCGATTGCGACTATCTGTGGTCACATCACCTTCCGATCGCCGAGCGAGCGGGCCTGACGGCCGAAGAGATCGACACCGTCCGCTCTGGGCAGCCGGCCGGGAAATCCGATGCCGCCGTGGTGCACGCCGCCGACGAACTGGTCGACAGTCGCACCATCTCTGCTGCAGTCTGGGACGAGCTGGGACAACACTTCACCGAAGAGCAACGCATGGACCTGGTGTTCACCATCGGCGGCTACTGCCTACTGGCCATGGCGGTCAACGCCTTTGGCGTCCAGAAGGAGACCACATGA
- a CDS encoding acyl-CoA dehydrogenase family protein, with product MSDLSTESELFVATARAFLDKTATLGGQRALHAQGRSYEPKWWRQAAELGWAGLLVPEELGGGSVSDSGLHDLAAIAEAIGRTVGPGPLYPVSTVLAGLIDADNRADHAATIAALVAGEQVATWAADEPGRAFRPHQPGVTAKTDGAGYRLNGVKDRVEAGAQADLVLVGARADDGTLRQFLIRADAPGVTVHPQACIDLVKQYARIELDDVEVDPAAVVGGSAQTPQLIDRQTQVAIAVTCAETVGILDAVLAMTLEWSRDRYSFGRPLASYQALKHRLADMTMWLHAGRAAAAAAVDKVAARTPDAAMWVSAAKAYLSEHAGLLVQECVQLHGGIGVTWEHDLHVYLRRITLYAGLFGTSAEHHQAIVRAANATEPAA from the coding sequence ATGAGCGACTTGTCCACGGAGAGCGAGCTGTTCGTCGCCACGGCGCGCGCATTCCTCGACAAGACAGCGACGCTGGGCGGGCAACGTGCGTTACACGCCCAGGGTCGGTCCTATGAACCGAAGTGGTGGCGACAGGCGGCCGAGCTCGGCTGGGCCGGCCTGCTGGTGCCCGAGGAACTCGGCGGGGGCAGCGTCTCCGACAGTGGTCTGCACGACCTCGCGGCGATCGCCGAAGCGATCGGCCGCACGGTCGGGCCGGGACCGCTGTACCCGGTGAGCACCGTGCTGGCCGGTCTGATCGACGCGGACAATCGTGCTGATCACGCCGCGACCATCGCGGCGCTGGTCGCCGGCGAGCAGGTGGCGACCTGGGCGGCGGACGAACCGGGCCGGGCCTTTCGGCCGCACCAGCCGGGCGTCACCGCCAAGACCGACGGTGCCGGTTACCGGCTCAACGGCGTCAAGGATCGGGTCGAGGCCGGTGCGCAGGCAGACCTGGTACTCGTCGGCGCCCGCGCCGACGACGGCACGCTGCGACAATTCCTGATCCGCGCCGATGCCCCGGGCGTGACGGTGCATCCGCAGGCCTGCATCGACCTGGTGAAGCAGTACGCGCGAATCGAGCTCGACGACGTCGAGGTCGATCCGGCGGCGGTCGTGGGCGGCTCCGCACAGACACCGCAACTCATCGACCGCCAGACCCAGGTCGCCATCGCCGTGACGTGCGCCGAAACCGTGGGAATCCTGGACGCGGTGCTGGCCATGACGCTCGAGTGGAGCCGGGACCGGTACAGCTTCGGCCGGCCGCTGGCGTCCTACCAGGCGCTCAAACACCGGCTCGCCGACATGACCATGTGGCTGCACGCCGGTCGTGCCGCCGCCGCCGCCGCCGTCGACAAGGTGGCCGCCCGCACCCCGGACGCCGCGATGTGGGTCAGCGCCGCCAAAGCCTATCTGTCCGAACACGCCGGACTGCTGGTCCAGGAGTGCGTCCAGCTGCACGGCGGAATCGGCGTCACCTGGGAGCACGACCTGCACGTATACCTGCGGCGGATCACCTTGTATGCCGGCCTGTTCGGCACATCCGCCGAACACCATCAGGCCATCGTCCGGGCCGCGAACGCAACGGAGCCGGCCGCATGA
- a CDS encoding acyl-CoA dehydrogenase family protein gives MSQTVATEFTVEEFAARARSWLTANMPRLDPQHPPRNGRDDEGAWQRARELQRRLYDGGFAGICFPREYGGLGLDIRYQKAFDVETDGYEMPLILNTPTFTICCATLLDTGSEEQKRRHIHAALRGEEVLVQLLSEPSGGSDLAGLITRADRDGDSWVISGAKTWSTSAFAADYGLLLARTDSTVPKHDGLTMFLMPIDAPGVTLRRIEQVDGSNEFCEEFFDGLRLGDDAVVGEVNKGWDIASRLLFHERRAVGQGSEFASGRGPERTEMAAGDFLALAVAAGTAEDPLTQDKIGRVLARRMVRDCLVDHVGRAMRSGALPPAAGSLIRLFHSDVTFLEVDTATEVAGPLGVVDSEEQLLKVGKRYLSRQTVALGGGSNEMARNVIAERVLGLPREYAADRGVPFNQVRHNRA, from the coding sequence ATGAGCCAGACCGTCGCCACCGAGTTCACCGTCGAGGAGTTCGCCGCCCGGGCACGCAGCTGGCTGACCGCCAACATGCCGCGACTCGACCCGCAGCACCCGCCCCGCAACGGGCGCGACGACGAGGGCGCCTGGCAGCGCGCTCGTGAACTGCAGCGGCGCCTCTACGACGGCGGATTCGCCGGAATCTGCTTCCCCCGCGAATACGGTGGCCTCGGCCTGGACATCCGCTATCAGAAGGCCTTCGACGTCGAAACCGACGGCTACGAGATGCCGTTGATCCTCAACACCCCGACCTTCACCATCTGCTGCGCGACGCTGCTCGACACCGGAAGTGAGGAGCAGAAGCGCCGGCACATCCATGCCGCGCTGCGCGGTGAGGAGGTGCTCGTCCAGCTGCTCTCGGAGCCCAGCGGGGGATCCGACCTGGCCGGGCTGATCACCCGTGCCGACCGTGACGGGGACAGCTGGGTGATCAGTGGGGCCAAGACCTGGAGCACCAGTGCCTTCGCCGCCGACTACGGGCTGCTGCTGGCCCGCACCGACTCGACGGTGCCCAAACACGACGGCCTGACGATGTTTCTGATGCCGATCGACGCGCCCGGGGTGACGCTGCGGCGTATCGAGCAAGTTGACGGCTCCAACGAGTTCTGCGAGGAGTTCTTCGACGGCCTGCGCCTCGGCGACGACGCGGTCGTCGGCGAGGTGAACAAGGGCTGGGACATCGCTTCCCGGCTGCTGTTCCACGAGCGCCGCGCCGTCGGTCAGGGCTCGGAGTTCGCCAGCGGGCGCGGCCCCGAGCGCACCGAAATGGCCGCCGGGGACTTCCTCGCCCTGGCCGTCGCCGCCGGCACCGCCGAGGACCCGTTGACCCAGGACAAGATCGGCAGGGTGCTCGCCCGCCGGATGGTGCGCGATTGTCTCGTCGACCATGTCGGGCGCGCCATGCGCAGCGGGGCGCTGCCGCCGGCCGCCGGCTCACTCATCCGGCTGTTCCATTCCGACGTGACCTTCCTGGAGGTCGACACCGCCACCGAGGTCGCCGGGCCGCTCGGCGTCGTCGACAGCGAGGAGCAGCTGCTCAAAGTCGGCAAACGGTATCTGTCCCGCCAGACGGTGGCACTCGGGGGCGGCAGCAACGAGATGGCCCGCAACGTCATCGCTGAGCGCGTCCTCGGCCTGCCCCGCGAGTACGCCGCCGACCGGGGTGTCCCGTTCAACCAGGTCCGACACAACAGGGCCTGA
- the purM gene encoding phosphoribosylformylglycinamidine cyclo-ligase, translating into MTDPVAHSSAHGVTYASAGVDIDAGDRAVELIKPLAARATRPEVRGGLGGFAGLFALRNDYREPLLASSTDGVGTKLAIAQAMDKHDTVGIDLVAMVVDDLVVCGAEPLFLQDYIAVGRTVPERVSAIVSGIAEGCVQAGCALLGGETAEHPGLMEPDHYDISATGVGVVEADDVLGPDRVRPGDVLIAMGSSGLHSNGYSLARAVLLDIDRMNLAGHVEEFGRTLGEELLEPTRIYSKDCLALAAETQVRTFCHVTGGGLAGNLARVIPDGLVAEVDRGTWTPAPVFAMIAQRGRVSRAEMEKTFNLGVGMVAVVAPEDTDRALAILTARHVDCWPLGTVAKAGKNVREGTAGAGAKLVGQHPRF; encoded by the coding sequence ATGACGGATCCCGTAGCACACTCGAGCGCCCACGGCGTTACCTACGCTTCTGCAGGTGTGGACATCGACGCCGGTGACCGGGCCGTCGAACTGATCAAACCGCTGGCCGCCAGGGCCACGCGGCCGGAGGTGCGGGGCGGCCTGGGCGGGTTCGCCGGGCTGTTCGCCCTGCGCAACGACTATCGCGAGCCGTTGCTGGCGTCCTCCACCGACGGGGTGGGCACCAAGCTGGCGATCGCCCAGGCGATGGACAAGCACGACACCGTGGGTATCGACCTGGTCGCGATGGTGGTCGACGACCTGGTGGTGTGCGGCGCCGAGCCGTTGTTCCTGCAGGACTACATCGCCGTCGGCCGCACGGTGCCCGAACGGGTCAGCGCGATCGTCTCCGGCATCGCCGAGGGGTGCGTGCAGGCCGGCTGTGCGCTGCTCGGCGGGGAGACCGCCGAACACCCGGGCCTGATGGAACCGGACCACTACGACATCTCCGCGACCGGCGTCGGCGTGGTGGAAGCCGACGATGTGCTGGGGCCCGACCGCGTTCGCCCCGGCGACGTACTGATCGCGATGGGCTCCTCGGGCCTGCACTCCAACGGCTACTCGCTGGCCCGGGCGGTGCTGCTCGACATCGACCGGATGAACCTGGCCGGCCACGTCGAGGAGTTCGGCCGCACGCTGGGGGAGGAGCTGCTGGAGCCGACCCGCATCTACTCCAAGGACTGCCTGGCGCTGGCCGCCGAAACGCAGGTGCGGACCTTCTGCCATGTCACCGGCGGTGGCCTGGCCGGCAACCTGGCCCGGGTCATCCCGGACGGGTTGGTCGCCGAGGTGGACCGCGGTACCTGGACTCCGGCTCCGGTGTTCGCGATGATCGCACAGCGCGGACGGGTGAGTCGGGCCGAGATGGAGAAGACGTTCAACCTCGGTGTCGGGATGGTCGCGGTTGTCGCGCCGGAGGACACCGACCGTGCACTGGCGATCCTCACCGCCCGCCATGTCGACTGCTGGCCGCTCGGCACGGTGGCCAAGGCCGGGAAGAACGTCCGGGAAGGCACTGCCGGCGCGGGCGCCAAGCTCGTCGGGCAGCACCCGAGGTTCTGA